The Daucus carota subsp. sativus chromosome 2, DH1 v3.0, whole genome shotgun sequence genome includes a window with the following:
- the LOC108203982 gene encoding spindle assembly checkpoint component MAD1-like, with protein sequence MAYLNTIGCGEGLSSSRPPLFDGTNFATWKTRFRIYARSQGVKVWMAIEDGIIIPTKIIDDVIFEKKVSEYTHEEEDRMNIAAKGEMVLTSALAEKEYKRVNNCKSAKEMWNKLVVTYEGTTDIKDSRMDTLIMEYENFKLQEGENIIDMETRFTRIVDELAQLGKNYTQNEKNRRVLKSLPPSWKVKVTTIKEMHNLNDYHIDNLFGNLRAYEEDNVPDIVVPKVEEKKKNMALKAILIDDDDNDEELNEELKNLDESEIALLTRQLRRNKGKGIQNSNSNSYNNANNNHINNNNYTPPKPKENVQEETQDVCFECKQPGHYKREYPKLAKGRVLVAENGWDLSEDEETSEASEEIMNLCLMASDDASTSSEDFSIDQEVCGPSRVLNNLHLLNVSNLSLLDMSKDDLMALVMELNRQLCDVNQRFLTLWSEHEKLKNSRNDQQKELIRMKESMIVCEDEINSLTNQTDLLKLEYNKCKDNFINLEVENISLVLQAKELENEKLQLNDNNCKLHVDILNLKIQNESLNQDKSTPSQQKNSPDEENLLLETRRLKDENFKLLSQVKDQEKSLNLKIDSLIKEKENLEIVVQRFTNGNETKQNELPKVTPKSPTLKCSYCNKVGHSVSFCKHKSGEIKGKHVWIPKESKSYTRVDKAIPKKNGANINKRQPMFGYHQQPLSAQKRNERQFISSRGNIPREYNMPRQSFYHHSAPHYSYNRNYAYPRMDIRQNAYNARNHASRLLYVPQSDYPMPKFYYANSRTAYVGLTPGPSRQKGTNKFY encoded by the exons ATGGCGTATTTAAATACCATTGGTTGCGGTGAAGGTCTATCTAGCTCCCGACCACCTCTATTTGATGGCACCAACTTTGCAACATGGAAAACGAGATTCCGCATCTATGCCCGGTCTCAAGgcgtcaaagtttggatggctaTAGAGGATGGCATTATCATTCCAACCAAAATTATTGATGATGTTATCTTCGAAAAGAAAGTGAGTGAATATACTCACGAAGAGGAAGATAGAATGAACATCGCTGCTAAAGgtgaaatggttctcacaagtgcacttgctgAAAAAGAATACAAGCGTGTGAACAATTGCAAGTCTGCaaaagaaatgtggaacaaactTGTGGTCACCTATGAAGGAACCACCGATAttaaagattctcgaatggatactcTAATCATGGAGTACGAGAATTTTAAACTCCAAGaaggagaaaatatcatcgacaTGGAAACAAGATTCACTCGTATTGTCGATGAGCTTGctcaactcggaaagaactacacgcaaaatgaaaagaatcggcgagttcttaaatctcttcctccgagttggaaagtcaaagttacaacaatcaaagagatgcacaatctcaatgattatCACATCGACAATCTTTTCGGAAATCTTCGTGCTTACGAGGAAGACAATGTTCCGGATATAGTCGTTCCTAaagtggaagaaaagaagaaaaatatggcactCAAGGCCATAttaattgatgatgatgataacgaCGAAGAACTAAACGAGGAACTCAAAAATCTCGATGAAAGCGAAATCGCTTTATTAACAagacaacttcgtcgt AACAAAGGAAAaggaattcaaaattcaaattcgaaTTCCTATAACAATGCAAACAACAACCACATCAACAACAATAACTATACTCCTCCTAAACCTAAAGAGAATGTTCAAGAGGAGACACAAGATGTTTGTTTTGAATGCAAACAACCGGGTCACTACAAGAGGGAATATCCAAAGCTAGCAAAGGGACGTGTTCTCGTAGCAGAAAACGGTTGGGATCTAAGTGAGGATGAAGAAACCTCTGAAGCTAGTGAAGAGATCATGAATTTATGCTTAATGGCTTCGGATGATGCATCCACCTCTTCTGAAGACTTCTCTATAGATCAAGAGGTATGTGGTCCCTCACGAGTGTTAAATAATTTGCACTTACTTAATGTCTCAAATTTAAGCCTACTTGATATGAGCAAAGATGATTTAATGGCTCTAGTCATGGAGTTAAACCGTCAACTCTGTGATGTGAATCAAAGATTTCTGACATTATGGTCCGAACATGAAAAACTCAAGAATTCGAGAAATGATCAACAAAAGGAGTTGATTCGAATGAAGGAATCAATGATCGTATGTGAGGATGAAATTAATTCCCTCACTAATCAAACCGATCTTCTAAAGCTTGAATACAACAAGTGCAAGGACAACTTCATAAatcttgaagttgaaaatatatCCTTGGTACTACAAGCCAAAGAATTGGAAAATGAAAAGTTACAATTGAATGATAATAATTGTAAACTTCATGTTGATATATTAAACTTGAAGATTCAGAATGAATCATTAAATCAAGATAAATCAACTCCAAGTCAGCAAAAGAATTCTCCTGATGAAGAAAATCTTCTATTAGAAACAAGAAGACTGAAGGATGAAAACTTCAAACTCTTATCTCAAGTCAAGGATCAAGAAAAATCTTTAAATCTGAAGATTGATTCCTTGATTAAGGAAAAAGAAAACCTTGAAATAGTGGTTCAACGATTCACAAATGGCAATGAGACTAAACAAAATG AACTACCTAAGGTTACTCCCAAATCACCAACTCTTAAATGTTCTTATTGCAACAAAGTCGGACATTCTGTCTCCTTTTGCAAACATAAGAGTGGTGAAATCAAGGGGaaacatgtatggattccaaagGAGTCAAAATCATACACTCGGGTTGACAAAGCAATACCAAAGAAAAATGGTGCCAACATAAATAAAAGGCAACCAATGTTCGGCTATCATCAACAGCCACTATCAGCTCAAAAACGAAACGAAAGGCAATTTATAAGCTCTAGAGGAAATATTCCTAGAGAATATAATATGCCTAGACAAAGTTTCTATCATCATTCAGCTCCACACTATAGTTATAATAGAAATTATGCATATCCTAGGATGGATATAAGGCAAAATGCTTATAATGCTAGGAATCATGCATCTAGATTATTGTATGTGCCTCAAAGTGATTATCCTATGCCGAAATTCTATTATGCAAACTCTAGAACTGCTTATGTTGGACTAACCCCtggaccctcaagacaaaagggtaccaacaagttttattga
- the LOC108203960 gene encoding uncharacterized protein LOC108203960 — protein sequence MAIEDGIIIPTKIIDDVIFEKKVSEYTHEEEDRMNIAAKAEMVLTSALAEKEYKRVNNCKSAQEMWNKLVVTYEGTTDIKDSRMDTLIMEYENFKLQEGENIIDMETRFTRIVDELAQLGRNYTQNEKNRRVLKSLPPSWKVKVTTIKEMHNLNDYHNDNLFGNLRAYEEDNVPDIVVPKVEEKKKNMALKAILIDDDDNDEELNEELKNLDESEIALLTRQLRRVLQSKAQRYGKGFLKSKNQQRVFNSNGRPNYSQNYTPNYKSNFPTSGYNKGKGIQNSNSNSYNNANNNNINNNNYTPPKPKEHVQEETQDVCFE from the coding sequence atggctaTAGAGGATGGCATTATCATTCCAACCAAAATTATTGATGATGTTATCTTCGAAAAGAAAGTGAGTGAATATACTCACGAAGAGGAAGATAGAATGAACATCGCTGCCAAAGctgaaatggttctcacaagtgcacttgctgAAAAAGAATACAAGCGTGTGAACAATTGCAAGTctgcacaagaaatgtggaacaaactTGTGGTCACCTACGAAGGAACCACCGATAttaaagattctcgaatggatactcTAATCATGGAGTACGAGAATTTTAAACTCCAAGaaggagaaaatatcatcgacaTGGAAACAAGATTCACTCGTATTGTCGATGAGCTTGCTCAACTCGGAAGGAACTACacgcaaaatgaaaagaatcggcgagttcttaaatctcttcctccgagttggaaagtcaaagttacaacaatcaaagagatgcacaatctcaatgattatCACAACGACAATCTTTTCGGAAATCTTCGTGCTTACGAGGAAGACAACGTTCCGGATATAGTCGTTCCTAaagtggaagaaaagaagaaaaatatggcactCAAGGCCATAttaattgatgatgatgataacgaCGAAGAACTAAACGAGGAACTCAAAAATCTCGATGAAAGCGAAATCGCTTTATTAACAagacaacttcgtcgtgtgcttcaaagcaaagctcaaagataTGGAAAAGGCtttctaaaatcaaaaaatcaacaaagagttttcAACTCAAATGGAAGGccaaattactctcaaaattatacTCCTAACTACAAGAGTAATTTTCCTACTTCGGGCTACAACAAAGGCAAaggaattcaaaattcaaattcgaaTTCCTATAACAAtgcaaacaacaacaacatcaacaacaataaCTATACTCCGCCTAAACCTAAAGAGCATGTTCAAGAGGAGACACAAGATGTTTGTTTTGAATGA